The genomic interval GTCTGAGATGGTAAAAACAGGATTTAACCACAATTAAACTCTTGGTTGGAAGTGTCCTGCAAGAATATCTTGGACACTGTGGCCCCCATAAAAATTATGcggccaaaaaagaaaactgagccATGGCTTAACGAAGAGGTTCATGCCATCAAGCGTGAATGTCGTAGAGCCGAAAGGAAATGgaagaaggacaaacaacaaGTCTCACTTCAGGCTCTTAAGAGCTGCTGGCGTCGTTACCAGCATGCTATTAAGACTGCAAAAAGACATTATTTGTCCAATATTATTATGCTCCACCATAAAGATTCACGTGTGTTGTTCAAGGTGATTGACTCTGTTCTTAATGCTCCACCACCTGTCTGTGTAGAAGCATGTTCTAAAACATGTAAtgatttcttaaagttttttaTAGATAAGGTTGTTAGAGCAAGAGCCCTCATTTTGGCGCCTGCTTTTGACCACTCTTCTACGTCCCCTTGTTCAACTGTACTTGATAGATTTGAACCAGTGGACTTGACTTTTATACAGGATGTAATGGAACACATGAAACCATCGGGTTCTCCTCACGATATTGCTCCCCCTTGGTTTTTTAAGAAAGGTTTTTCTAGCGTAGGACAGGTCATCTTAGATATTGTAAATAGCAGTCTGTCATCAGGCGTAGTTCCTGCAGGTCTCAATGATAAGAAGTATGGTATAAAGATTCGGGCTACCTGTGATGCCGCttcatcttaatttaaaaaacaaaacaaaaacaagtggcACTTCTTTTCATAAATGTGATTTAACAAAGGTAAAAGGAACAAATTTAACATGCATTTATATTACTTGTAATTGGGATGAAGTAAACATCTGCTGagtatataaacaaaaaaaattgttcaATTATGTTGAATTAAAAGCCCCCAAATGCAATGGGTCCACCAGACCCAACAGGACTCCgggtgtaataaaaaaaaaaaaaaaacacacacacaaagaccctATAATGGAAATGTGTGCATTCCATTAGCCTTTGGCTGTTgttgctgtccatggtgctgatcaaAATCTGGACTAATGTCATTGAAATAACTGGTTGTGTTGTTTCAGATGCAATCtggcatcagaaaaaaaaaaaaaggcccgtGGCCTATCACAGATTTGTCGCACCTGTGggattaaaaaaggaaaaaacatttagaaaagttttgtttgtttgtttgtttttaaacttcatATAAGGGGATAGAATGGAATTAGAACCATGTAGATTCAAAttaagaatgtaaaaaaaaaacatgaacatgaaaacaGGAATTTAAAACTACTAAAATGCAGAGCTCTAGGACCAAGACCATGACAATAATATAACAATAATCAGCATTGTGAGTCCTATATTAAAAACTATTAATCAACTGTGTGAGACAGTGAGTGGGAAAAAGTGACAGTGTGATTGGTTGTgttgagagaaagaggagggttGCAGACTGAAAGAGGTTGCTGGGAGGGGGGATATTAATCAGATTTATGAGAAAAAGTTCTGatcagagagctgcagctgcctgatgATGGAGATACAGAAAGCAGCTGAGCTCTGTTTTCCACAACTCCTCAACATTTCCTGCAGCAAGCCGACACTTCACTGGTCCAAAGCTGTGCTCCTCATCATTGTGCTGTCATGTATCTCTCTGATCACTGCTACTTTCAACCTGCTGGTCATCATCTCAGTCTCTTGCTTCAGGTAAGAGACTGAGAcgaattaaactgaaaatacagtttaattTTTAGATATGTGAAGGCTTATATTTATGTCATATGAATTTAATGATGAATGAAGTGAACTTGGCACAGTCTTGTGTGTTTTAAACATGATTATAATGTTCATTTGTCTAGACTGAATCATGCTTTGATCATGGAACATTTCACTGAAGACATTTTGACataaataatatgtaatatttgctttgtttcttgTCTCCTTGCAGGCAGCTTCACACACCCAGTAacactctcctcctctctctggctgtctcagACTTTCTTGTGGGTCTCCTGTTGATGCCATTAGAAATCTTTAGAAACACAACCTGCTGGGTACTTGGTGATCTTATGTGTTCTGTTTATTGGTATCTCACTGGCAACATTACCTATGCTTCGATAGGGAATGTAGTTCTCATATCAGTTGACCGCTATGTGGCTATTTGTGACCCTCTGCATTACCCCACCAGAATCACAGTGACGAGAGTCAaactcagtgtgtgtctgtgttggtttTTATCTATTCTCTACTACAGTCTTTATACAAAGGATATCCTGATAGAACCAGGCAGGTATAATTCCTGTtatggagagtgtgtgtttgtaatcaGTGATGTTGCAGGGATTGTTGACCTTGCTTTATCCTTTGTTGTTCCAGTTACTGTCATCATAGTTCTGTATATGAGAGtgtttgtggtggctgtgtctcaggctcgtgccatgcgctctcatgttacagctgtcacacttcagcGTTCACTGActcaaacaaacagatctgagctgaaagcagccaggacTCTTGGGGTTCTTGTAGTTGTGTTTCTGGCAAGTTTCTGTCCATTTTACTGCTACTCTGTTGTTAAAGAAAATTTGGTTAATGATCCATCTACATTTTTTGTGATcatgttcttttattttaactctTGTCTAAACCCTCTGATCTATGCCTTGTTTTACCCCTGGTTTAAAAATGCTGCTAAACTTATCATTACTTTGCAGATATTCAAGGATGGTGGCAGCGAGGCAAACATACTATAGAAATACTGTGAAATCTGGTCCAGTAAGATTTTAATCAGTAAATTAATACATCTGTCAATCTGTAAATATAAAATTCCTTTTAAATACATCAAGAACGTCAAAGgtttatttattgaaatgactgaaatgatTAATAATTAAGTAAAATATGGTTGGTGTAAAGTGAATATATACCAATCAAGTAAATTTTGACATGgaccagaaagagagagtgcatttcttccatattggcttctcttcattgactccctgttaaacccagaattaaattcaaaatcttttttctcaaacacaaggtcttgaataatcaggcacttAGGTaagagcctgattattcaagaccttgtgtttgaataatcaggctatTCGACACTCTTACCTATTCATGTGAATAGGTAAGAGTGAATAGGTAAGAGACACTCTTACCTATTCATGCGAATAGGTAAGAGTGTCGAAACTTTTGtacatgaaaaaaatacatgctgaaaaaaatattatatgcGTGTGATATATGTAGAAGCTGGTCCTTTGGAAATGATTTCTGAATAGAATAAATGAGTGTACGGCAGGCCGTTTTCACATAAAATCCAtttcaccacacttacatttcagatatctgaaattaattaatttatgacTAGATGCATTAGTAGcttaagatatctctaattatatgttgactagacaaaatacctGTTTGAcatatctctaattacattctgactagtagaAATGATGTCCAATTTACCATTGAATTGTTTTGGGgctttaattcaagatatctacaatgaattactgactatccaaaacacacatttcagatatctacaattaaattatgactagtcataaagtaACTTCGCGATATCTCGCTTTTTATTCTGACTAGTTATAATTCTGTAATTcataattaaagatatcttaaatgacacCGCAATTCAAGATaccttaaatgtatttttagataggcgataaatagttttgactagtgcaaattaaattctagatatctttaACGCAAATAATGtctaggcaaaactaaattagagatatctagaactgtaattttgactagtcaaaatccCCTTAAAGATATCTCCAAACGAATtagagatatcttgaattagacaGCGtttacatttaagatatcttaaattaacattctaGTCAGAATGACATTACTGATATCTTGAATTAATATTCTGTCAAGTCAAAATGTCACAGATTTACAGAGCATTGTGGCGGAAAGTTCATAACCCATTTTGTTAAAATGGCCTGCCCTAAAATCAGagcagccacctgaaattctacactACAGGCAactgtttggacagctcagtacagcacaagggggctTACACACAATCTCTTAAttcagatatttaaaaatgtcattttgactagtcataattatttttgagatatcttgaattgtaATTATGGATGTGTGAGCCGTCAAATGACGAATCCATTGAcgtcatttgagatatcttgaaaggaattttgactcgtcaaaatgtaattgaagatatgTTGAATTATTTTTCTTACTACTCAGAATGTAAAtgcagatatcttaaattaccattctggatattcaaaatgtagttttgtctagtcaaaatacatttttagatatctgaaatgtcaTTAGGGATAGTCAGACGAaacagattttatgttaaaacagccTGCCATAATGAGTGTGCTGGTTTGATACGACAACCTATCCAGTCAGCCTTTTAGGGCTTGTGGTTAATTGGCTTCTCTTGTTTGTTCAGTGCTTATGGACATTATAGCTGCCTTTATATTACTTTAGCATTGGGCTTGTGGTAGCCTAGTTGAAGAAGAAAGTGTGAGTTTATCACTTTagcttaaataaatgtgtgcattCCATCAACTTTTTGCTGTTGACGGGCATGTGTTAATTTTCCACAAGTGTCAGAAACCAAAAATTTATGATAAACATTGTTTGTATCTCATTATCTCCATTactagtcaagtcaagtcaagtcaagtttatttataaagcacatttaaaacaacgacgttgaccaaagtgctgtacaagatctgtaaccccaaggactatactaaataaaaataaaaatatataaataaataaataaaataataaaataaaaataaaaagccatTTGAATTTATGTTGAATGCAATGGTGTTCTTTGCCTCTCACAGATCATAGTTCAATGGGTataatgcattttaaaactgtttttaatgtaCATTGGAAAGACCTACATGTATACacaacattgattttttttttcagattattttattggacatttgaattttttctttttagggaGTGATGTTGATTCAAGTAAATGGCAAacagactagttcttatatagtgcttttctactcagtctgagcactcaaggtgattatacaacacatttacaacaCATTACATTAGCTTAGTtcatctaagtgcttttattatccaacattcacactccaacgcttgcatcggagagcaacttggggttaagtatcttgcccaaggatacatttgCATGCAGCCTGAAGTAGCCGGGAATCAAACTgtcgaccttccgatcagtaggtgacctactctacctctacctcctgagctacagaattccccctgagctacagccaccccaagtcAGGTGTTTTGTTCAGGGTCATATTGACTCAGTGACTTAAAATCAAGAGGAATTACTTATAAGGATTTgtgtttaaaatacattttatttaagcaCTGTTTTTGACCAAGATAACAAGCACGACTTTCACACCCTGATTTCTCTCTGGGCCTCCAACTGGCTTCCCAGTGTAAGGCTGCATGTTCAGTGCATAGCCGGTGTTTGCTTCACATGCTGACCAGATGTGAAGCAAGCAGCGGCTATGTAATGCTAGATGTAATGCTGGATTTTGCTGTTTTGGATGGCATATATTGCCTAAATAGGCAGCAGCCACTGAATCCCACTAGTGGTTCATCCACTGTGAAATTGTGGTCTGGGATATAGTGAACGTTGCTCTACCCAGTTGTCCCACACTGTCCTAATAGCTGCCACCTTGTCACTCCCCTGTCTGACAATGCTTGTCCCTCGACTTTCAATTTAGATTACACTGGAGAAAATATGAAAAGCCTTCAGAGACATTTTGGTCTAAAAGAAAGTCCTGACTTTCTCTGCATCCCA from Archocentrus centrarchus isolate MPI-CPG fArcCen1 chromosome 21, fArcCen1, whole genome shotgun sequence carries:
- the LOC115800219 gene encoding trace amine-associated receptor 1-like gives rise to the protein MDCTVASQQEGPWFESSLGPFCLQFYMFYPCLCQYSGFLPQWSKPTLHWSKAVLLIIVLSCISLITATFNLLVIISVSCFRQLHTPSNTLLLSLAVSDFLVGLLLMPLEIFRNTTCWVLGDLMCSVYWYLTGNITYASIGNVVLISVDRYVAICDPLHYPTRITVTRVKLSVCLCWFLSILYYSLYTKDILIEPGRYNSCYGECVFVISDVAGIVDLALSFVVPVTVIIVLYMRVFVVAVSQARAMRSHVTAVTLQRSLTQTNRSELKAARTLGVLVVVFLASFCPFYCYSVVKENLVNDPSTFFVIMFFYFNSCLNPLIYALFYPWFKNAAKLIITLQIFKDGGSEANIL